The DNA sequence CGACGCTCGTCCTCAACGACTTCAACATGGGCACCGCGTACGAGTGCCTCATCGAGGGCGTGCTCGAGGCCGGGATCCAGGTGGACGCGATCGGCCTGCAGAGCCACATGCACCAGGGCTACTGGGGCGAGGAGCGGACGCTGGCCGTGCTCGACCGGTTCGCCCGCTTCGGGCTGCCGCTGCACATGACCGAGACGACGCTGCTGTCCGGGGAGCTCATGCCGCCGGAGATCGTCGACCTCAACGACTACCAGCCCGCCAGCTGGCCCAGCACCCCCGAGGGCGAGGCCCGGCAGGCGGAGGAGATGCTGCGCCACTACCGGACGCTGGTGTCGCACCCCTCGGTGCAGGCGGTGAACTACTGGGGCCTCACCGACGACGGCGCCTGGCTGGGCGCCCCCGTCGGGCTGGTCCGCTCCGACGGGACCCCCAAGCCGTCCTACGACGCGCTGCGGGGCCTGGTGCGCGGCGAGTGGTGGACCGCGCCGACCACGCTGGTCGCCGACGCCGACGGGACCGTCGAGGTCGACGGCTGGCTCGGCGACTACCGCGTGCAGGTCGACGGCCGCTCCGCCGACGTCAGCCTGGGCACCGCCGGCCCGGCCACGGTCGACGTCACCCTCTGACGCAGGGGCAGGGCCCGGCCCCGGACGGGCCGGGCGCCCTCAGGCCTCGTCGGGCGGGACGGGGACGTCCGGGTGCGCGCGCTGGCGACGGACGACGCGGGACACGACGAACCAGCCCACGAGCAGGACGGCGACCGCGACGACGATGTACTGCAGGACGGTCGCGTACTGCTCGACCTCGGACCACCGCTCCCCCAGCTGGTAGCCGGCGACGATGAAGATCGTGTTCCAGATGGCGCTGCCGGCCAGGGTGTAGAGCAGGAACTGCAGGACCGGCATCCGCTCCACGCCCGCCGGCACGGAGATGGCGCTGCGGATGATCGGCAGCATCCGCCCGAAGAACACCGCCTTGGGACCGTGCCGCTGGAACCACCGCTCGGCGACCTCGATGTCCTTGGTGTCGACCAGGGGCAGCCGGCCCGCGACCGCCACGACCCGGTCGCGGCCGACGACCCGGCCGAGCTCGTACAGGACGAGGGCACCGACCAGCGAGCCGGCGGTGGTCCAGAGGATGGCCGACAGGAGCGAGAAGCTGCCCTGCGCCGCCGTGAACCCGGCCAGCGGCAGGATGATCTCGCTGGGGATCGGCGGGAACAGGTTCTCCAGGGCGACGACCAGGCCGGCGCCGGGGCCGCCGAGGGTCTCCATGATGCCGACGGCCCAGCCGGCGACGCCGTCCAGCTCTGCGGGGGCGCTCACGGGCGGGCCGCCCGGGTCAGGGGCACGGCGGCACGGCTCAGGACGATCACTCCTCGGCAGGGGCGGCCGGGCGGCACGAGAGGGCAGCCCGGTGGGGCCAGGCTACCGGCGTGCGGCGGACCTCCCGGGGAGCAGCGCCAGCGCGAGACCTGCCCCCGCCGCCCCGACGAGCGCGAGCACGGACGGCTCCGCGAGCAGGAGCACCTGCGCGCCGACCAGCCCGCCGCCCGCGATGCCGACGTTGAACGACGCGTTGACCAGCGCCGGGGCCGCGTCCTCCGAGGCCGGCGAGGCCCGCAGCGCGAGGGTCTGCAGCAGCGTCGGCAGCATGCCGAACGCGGCTCCCCAGGCCACCACCACGGCGACCGTCAGCGTGCGGACCAGGTCGCCGGACCCGGCACCCCCGGGCAGGCCCGGCAGCAGGTCGGGCGCGACGCCGAGCAGGCCGAGGGCCAGGAGCAGCAGCGCCGTCGCCGCGACGGCGGACACCGTCGCCCCGCGCAGGTGCCGGTCGACGACAGCGCCGGCCAGCAGCAGGCCGACGACGCCGGCACCGCCGTAGCCCAGCAGGACGAGCCCCACACCGGACGCCGGGACGCCGACGTCCAGCAGCAGCGGGCTGACGTAGGTCCACAGCGTGAAGTGCCCGAGCATGAGGACGACCACGACGAGGGCGACGCGCTGCAGCGGCCGCTCGCGCACCGCCTGCAGCACGGGCACGGCGGCCGACGCGGCCGGGGCGGGGGCCTTCGGCAGCAGCACCAGGGTGGCCGCGGCGAGCAGGAGCAGGACGACCGCGGCGACGACGAACGCCCAGCGCCAGCCCAGCGCGGTCCCCAGCGCGGTGCCGAGCGGCACTCCGCCGACCAGGGCGAGGGCGTTGCCGGCGCTCACCGCCGCGACGGCCCGGCCGACCCGGTCCGGGGGGACGAGCGCCACCGCCGCCCCGACGACGACGGAGAAGAACCCGGCGTGCGCCAGCCCGGCCAGCAGCCGGCAGGCCAGGGCCACCCACCACCCGTCCGCGGCGGCCAGCACGAGGTTGCTCGCCGCGTAGGCCACGAGCAGGGCGACGAGGACCGTGCGACGGGGCCAGCGCGCCACCACGGCGGTGAGCGGGACCGAGGCGAGCACGACCACGGCGGCGTAGGCGGACACGAGCAGCCCGGTGCGGGAGTCGCTCACGCCGAACGAGCTGCTCATCAGCGGCAGCAGGCCGACCGGCAGCATCTCGGTGGTGATCGCGGCGAAGGTCGCCGCGGTGAAGAGCGCGAGCACGCCGCCGACAGGGGTCTGGCGGGTCCGGGTCTCGCGGGTCGTCGCCACCGGAGCATCCTGGGGGCAGCCGGGCCGTGGTGCCGACGGCGCACGGCGGGCGGACGCTGCAGGGCAGACGTTGCAGGGCGTCGTGCTGCGGTCGGCCCGCCCGGGTCGACCGGCTCAGCCCGGCCCGAGGGCGGCCGGCGTGCTCTCGACCCGGTCCGCGGGCGGCTGCGGGCCGGGCTGGCAGCGCGGGCACCACCAGGTGCGCCGGCGCTCCGGGTCGTCCGGGACCTCCTCGACGACGCGGACCGTCGTGCCGCAGCGCAGGCACGGCCGGCCCGCGCGCCCGGACACCCAGTGGTTGCGTCCCTTGCGCGGGTCGCCGGTGGTCACCTGCGAGGTGTTCTGCCCGGTGACCGCGCCGGAGACGGAGAACCGCAGCAGCCGGTGGGCCAGGTCGACCAGCGGCGGCAGGTCGACCTCGCCGACGGGGGTCCACGGCGAGCGGCCGCGCAGGAAGCACAGCTCGTTGGCCCACAGGTTGCCGATGCCGGCGAGGTTGCGCTGGTCGAGCAGGGCCGCCGCGAGCGGGCGGGCAGGGTCGCGGGACAGCCGCCGGACCGCCTCGGCGGGATCCCAGCCGGGTCCGAGCAGGTCCGGCCCGAGGTGCCCGACGACGTCGTCCTCGCGGTCGGTGCGCAGCAGCTCTACCACGGGCATGTCGAGCGCGTAGGCCGTCGGCCCGGCGGTGGCGAGCACGACGCGGACGGTGTCGTCCAGGTGGCGGGGCAGCCGCTTCCCGGCCCCGACGACGGTCCAGCTGCCGGTCATCCGCAGGTGGGTGTGCAGGGTGAGGCCGCCGGAGAACCGGGTGAGCAGGTGCTTGCCGCGCGGCACCGTCGTCAGGACGGTCTGCCCGGACAGGTCGGCGGTGGCGGAGCGGGGGACGCGCAGGTCGCTGCGCAGGACCGTCCGACCGGACAGCCCCGCCTCGAGCCGGCGCGCCACCCGCCAGACGCTGTCCCCCTCCGGCACCGGAGCAGGCTAGGCAGCACCGGGGCGCCGCCGCGCGCCGGCGCAGGACCGGACCGGCGTGCCGGCTCGCCGATCGACGGGCCGGGCGTGGACCTAGCGGCGGGGGCCGAATTCCCGCACCGGCACCGCGGTGGGGGCGTCGTCCAGGTCGACGCGCAGCAGGCGCCCGTCGGCCGGGCCCGGGGCCTCCATGCCCTCCGCGGCCGTGGTGACGACGAGGCCGCCCGGGACGATCGTCACGCTCGTCGGCTGGGCGGCCGGCAGCGTGACGGTGAGCAGCGGGTAGCCGTCGGCGTCGTAGCGGCGGACCTCGCCCGCGCCGTGCACCGCGACCCAGAGCGTGCCCTCGGCGTCGGTGGTCATCCCGTCGGGGACGCCCTCCTCGCCGGTGCGGACGACGACCGTGCCGTCGGACAGGTGACCGTCCTCGGCGAGGGCGTAGCGGGTGATCGTGTGCTGCGCGGAGTCGGCGAGGAACAGCAGGCGGCCGTCGGCGGACACGGCCGGGCCGTTGGCGATGGCGAGGTCCTCGACGACCCGGGTGACGGTGCCGTCGGGGTCCGTCCGGTAGAGGCTGCCGAGCGGGCTCTCGCCGTCGTAGGCCATGGACCCCGCCCAGAACCGGCCCTCGGCGTCGCACACCCCGTCGTTCATCCGGGTCGGCGCGGGGGCGTGCTCCTCGGGACGGGCGAGCCACTCGACCGAGCCGGCGGCGTCCAGCAGCGCGATGCCGTCGCCGAGGGCGGCGACCCGGCGGCCGGGCTCCCCCGCGACCGGCGCGACCGCGCCCAGGGGCACGTCGACCGACAGCACCGGCTCGACCTCGCCGCCGACCGTGCCGGGGTGGCGCAGCAGCCGGCCCGCGAGGAGGTCGACGAACGTCACGCCGTCCACGGCCCGGGCGCCCTCGCCGAGCTCGTAGGACTCCTCCGACAGCACGGTGACCCGGGGGGCGGTCGGCTCGCTGCTGCTCTGGCTCATGGGCGTCCTCTGCTCGTCGGGCCCGGGCCGGTGCTGGGTGCTGCCGGGACGCGGCGAGGCTAGCGGCGCGCGGGCCCGACCGGCTCGGGCAGGCGGGGCGAGGTCTCCGTGCCGCCCGCCCCGGCCTCGGCGGCGGCCGCCGCGGCCTGCTCCTCGGCGAGCTGCTCGGCACCGGTGAGCGTCCGCAGCGGCACCTCCCGGATGCACAGGATGGCGAGGAGCCCGAGGACGGCGAGGACCGCGGCGACGAAGAAGATCCGGCCGGTGGCATCGCCGTAGGCGGCGCGGACGACCTCCTCGACGGGGGCGGGCAGCTCCTCGAGCCCGCCGATGCCGACGCCGGCGCCGCCGGCGGGCGCGTCCACGCCGATCGCGACCAGGCCCTCGCGGACCAGCACCGCGACCCGGTCGGCGAGCACGACGCCGAGCACCGAGACGCCGACCGTGCCGCCGAGGGAGCGGAAGAACGACACCGTGGAGCTCGCGGTCCCCAGGTCGGAGGGGTGCACGGTGTTCTGCACGGCGAGCACGAGGTTCTGCATCATCATGCCCATGCCGGTGCCGAGCAGGGCGAGGTAGACGAACACCAGGCCCATCGGCGTCTCGTGGTCCAGCGTGGCCAGCAGGCCGAACCCGGCGGTCATGAGCGTGCCGCCCAGGACGAGGAACACCTTCCAGCGCCCGGTCCGGCTGATGAGCTGGCCGGAGACGACGGAGGACACCGTCGAGCCGAGCACCATCGGCAGGCTGAGCAGCCCGGCGGCCGTGGGCGAGTAGCCGCGTGCCACCTGGAAGTACTGGCCGAGGAAGACCGAGCCGCCGAACATCGCGACGCCGACGGCGATGCTCGCCAGCGTGGCCAGGGTGGTGGTGCGGTCGCGGAAGAGCCGGAGCGGGATGACCGGCTCGGCGGCGCGGCTCTCGGCGAGGACGGCCAGGCCGACGAGGGCGAGCCCTCCGAGGCCCATCGCCCACGAGGTGGCCGAGCCCCAGGCGAAGCTGTCACCGGCCAGGGTGACCCAGACCAGCAGGTCGGACACCGCCGCGACGATGAGGGCTGCACCCAGGTAGTCGATGCGGACCGGGCGGCGGACCAGCGGCAGGTGCAGGGTGCGCTGGACCAG is a window from the Aquipuribacter hungaricus genome containing:
- a CDS encoding DedA family protein — its product is MSAPAELDGVAGWAVGIMETLGGPGAGLVVALENLFPPIPSEIILPLAGFTAAQGSFSLLSAILWTTAGSLVGALVLYELGRVVGRDRVVAVAGRLPLVDTKDIEVAERWFQRHGPKAVFFGRMLPIIRSAISVPAGVERMPVLQFLLYTLAGSAIWNTIFIVAGYQLGERWSEVEQYATVLQYIVVAVAVLLVGWFVVSRVVRRQRAHPDVPVPPDEA
- a CDS encoding MFS transporter; protein product: MATTRETRTRQTPVGGVLALFTAATFAAITTEMLPVGLLPLMSSSFGVSDSRTGLLVSAYAAVVVLASVPLTAVVARWPRRTVLVALLVAYAASNLVLAAADGWWVALACRLLAGLAHAGFFSVVVGAAVALVPPDRVGRAVAAVSAGNALALVGGVPLGTALGTALGWRWAFVVAAVVLLLLAAATLVLLPKAPAPAASAAVPVLQAVRERPLQRVALVVVVLMLGHFTLWTYVSPLLLDVGVPASGVGLVLLGYGGAGVVGLLLAGAVVDRHLRGATVSAVAATALLLLALGLLGVAPDLLPGLPGGAGSGDLVRTLTVAVVVAWGAAFGMLPTLLQTLALRASPASEDAAPALVNASFNVGIAGGGLVGAQVLLLAEPSVLALVGAAGAGLALALLPGRSAARR
- a CDS encoding DNA-formamidopyrimidine glycosylase family protein, encoding MPEGDSVWRVARRLEAGLSGRTVLRSDLRVPRSATADLSGQTVLTTVPRGKHLLTRFSGGLTLHTHLRMTGSWTVVGAGKRLPRHLDDTVRVVLATAGPTAYALDMPVVELLRTDREDDVVGHLGPDLLGPGWDPAEAVRRLSRDPARPLAAALLDQRNLAGIGNLWANELCFLRGRSPWTPVGEVDLPPLVDLAHRLLRFSVSGAVTGQNTSQVTTGDPRKGRNHWVSGRAGRPCLRCGTTVRVVEEVPDDPERRRTWWCPRCQPGPQPPADRVESTPAALGPG
- a CDS encoding SMP-30/gluconolactonase/LRE family protein is translated as MSQSSSEPTAPRVTVLSEESYELGEGARAVDGVTFVDLLAGRLLRHPGTVGGEVEPVLSVDVPLGAVAPVAGEPGRRVAALGDGIALLDAAGSVEWLARPEEHAPAPTRMNDGVCDAEGRFWAGSMAYDGESPLGSLYRTDPDGTVTRVVEDLAIANGPAVSADGRLLFLADSAQHTITRYALAEDGHLSDGTVVVRTGEEGVPDGMTTDAEGTLWVAVHGAGEVRRYDADGYPLLTVTLPAAQPTSVTIVPGGLVVTTAAEGMEAPGPADGRLLRVDLDDAPTAVPVREFGPRR
- a CDS encoding MFS transporter — translated: MSETAPAPTTRRQVLLPLSGLLLAMFSAFLSSTIVSNALPTIIADLDGSQRQYTWVVVATLLASTATTPLWGKTADLVDKKVLVQVATLVFTVGSVGAGLAPSVELLIAWRAVQGLGLGGLQALVIIVVAAMISPRERGRYMGPIGAVMSVAPVVGPLLGGVIVDSPLGWRWCFFVGVPLSLASLLLVQRTLHLPLVRRPVRIDYLGAALIVAAVSDLLVWVTLAGDSFAWGSATSWAMGLGGLALVGLAVLAESRAAEPVIPLRLFRDRTTTLATLASIAVGVAMFGGSVFLGQYFQVARGYSPTAAGLLSLPMVLGSTVSSVVSGQLISRTGRWKVFLVLGGTLMTAGFGLLATLDHETPMGLVFVYLALLGTGMGMMMQNLVLAVQNTVHPSDLGTASSTVSFFRSLGGTVGVSVLGVVLADRVAVLVREGLVAIGVDAPAGGAGVGIGGLEELPAPVEEVVRAAYGDATGRIFFVAAVLAVLGLLAILCIREVPLRTLTGAEQLAEEQAAAAAAEAGAGGTETSPRLPEPVGPARR